A genomic region of Seriola aureovittata isolate HTS-2021-v1 ecotype China chromosome 21, ASM2101889v1, whole genome shotgun sequence contains the following coding sequences:
- the acbd4 gene encoding acyl-CoA-binding domain-containing protein 4 isoform X1: MPVPAMAEPVVDHQKRFQAAVDLIHNLPKNGSYRPSYEVMLRFYSLYKQAVCGPCTVPRPGFWDPVGRYKWDAWSRLGEMSSESAMAVYVEEMKKVAQEVIATMPMNEKTASLFHHFEPLYLVIDDMPRPPGSLLTLSEGLKGSGHAGRPSENVRKCEDKEQEVPKEDSSLPEDADQEFSLAEVIDLTANTISNAAADSGVSECLVLTSDSESEIFCDSVDSVEQLGNIKIPVVKSNSFQNGHVSSESSPCLEARQVGAGQGGEGADDKKGQGPISRRRDSGREGYYHNWIERGVPQGSPRWGAPGGGGGGAGRGGGDGSEGGAERLHDTQLQQQIIVALQRLREDMRSVMDRLEVVERLAATHAQGSEWRPCLQCAATASHQQEERCWPFDISGQTVLLFLVWPFVAQGLVYLLRKAQRRSGISS; this comes from the exons ATGCCAGTCCCAGCAATGGCAGAGCCCGTGGTTGATCACCAAAAACGGTTTCAGGCTGCTGTGGATCTCATCCATAACCTCCCCAAAAATG GCTCCTATCGGCCGTCCTATGAAGTGATGCTACGTTTCTACAGTCTGTACAAGCAGGCGGTGTGTGGACCCTGTACAGTGCCCCGACCTGGCTTCTGGGACCCAGTGGGTCGCTACAAATg GGATGCCTGGAGCCGCCTGGGAGAGATGAGCAGTGAGAGTGCCATGGCAGTGTATgtggaagagatgaagaaagtaGCTCAGGAG GTCATCGCCACTATGCCCATGAATGAGAAGACGGCCTCGCTCTTCCACCACTTCGAGCCTCTCTACCTGGTGATTGATGATATGCCGCGGCCTCCAGGGTCACTTCTCACACTTAGCGAAG GTCTTAAGGGCAGTGGGCATGCCGGCAGGCCAAGCGAAAATGTGAGGAAGTGTGAGGATAAGGAGCAGGAAGTGCCTAAAGAAGATTCCTCACTTCCAGAGGATGCAGACCAGGAGTTCAGTCTAGCTGAGGTTATAGACCTCACTGCCAACACCATCTCTAATG ctgctgcagactctGGAGTGTCCGAGTGTTTGGTGTTAACCAGTGACTCAGAGAGTGAGATCTTCTGTGATTCCGTGGATTCAGTGGAGCAACTCGGTAACATCAAG ATTCCGGTAGTCAAGTCCAACAGTTTTCAGAATGGCCACGTGTCCTCGGAGTCATCTCCCTGTCTGGAGGCCCGACAGGTAGGAGCAGGTCAAGGTGGAGAGGGAGCAGACGACAAGAAGGGTCAGGGTCCCATCAGCAGGAGGCGAGACAGTGGGCGGGAGGGTTACTACCACAACTGGATAGAAC GCGGTGTTCCTCAGGGCAGTCCGAGGTGGGGGGCCCCAGGTGGCGGTGGTGGGGGAgcaggacgaggaggaggggatggTTCAGAAGGTGGGGCAGAGAGGCTCCATGACACTCAGTTACAGCAACAGATCATCGTAGCCCTACAGAGGCTCAGAGAGGACATGAGGAGTGTGATGGACAggctggaggtggtggagaggCTCGCTGCCACACAT GCTCAGGGTTCAGAGTGGAGACCCTGTCTGCAGTGTGCAGCCACAGCTTCACATCAACAG GAGGAGAGGTGTTGGCCTTTTGACATCTCTGGTCAGACCGTCCTTCTCTTCCTGGTGTGGCCATTTGTTGCTCAGGGTCTTGTCTACCTGTTGAGGAAAGCCCAGAGGAGAAGTGGCATTTCTTCGTGA
- the acbd4 gene encoding acyl-CoA-binding domain-containing protein 4 isoform X2 translates to MPVPAMAEPVVDHQKRFQAAVDLIHNLPKNGSYRPSYEVMLRFYSLYKQAVCGPCTVPRPGFWDPVGRYKWDAWSRLGEMSSESAMAVYVEEMKKVAQEVIATMPMNEKTASLFHHFEPLYLVIDDMPRPPGSLLTLSEGLKGSGHAGRPSENVRKCEDKEQEVPKEDSSLPEDADQEFSLAEVIDLTANTISNDSGVSECLVLTSDSESEIFCDSVDSVEQLGNIKIPVVKSNSFQNGHVSSESSPCLEARQVGAGQGGEGADDKKGQGPISRRRDSGREGYYHNWIERGVPQGSPRWGAPGGGGGGAGRGGGDGSEGGAERLHDTQLQQQIIVALQRLREDMRSVMDRLEVVERLAATHAQGSEWRPCLQCAATASHQQEERCWPFDISGQTVLLFLVWPFVAQGLVYLLRKAQRRSGISS, encoded by the exons ATGCCAGTCCCAGCAATGGCAGAGCCCGTGGTTGATCACCAAAAACGGTTTCAGGCTGCTGTGGATCTCATCCATAACCTCCCCAAAAATG GCTCCTATCGGCCGTCCTATGAAGTGATGCTACGTTTCTACAGTCTGTACAAGCAGGCGGTGTGTGGACCCTGTACAGTGCCCCGACCTGGCTTCTGGGACCCAGTGGGTCGCTACAAATg GGATGCCTGGAGCCGCCTGGGAGAGATGAGCAGTGAGAGTGCCATGGCAGTGTATgtggaagagatgaagaaagtaGCTCAGGAG GTCATCGCCACTATGCCCATGAATGAGAAGACGGCCTCGCTCTTCCACCACTTCGAGCCTCTCTACCTGGTGATTGATGATATGCCGCGGCCTCCAGGGTCACTTCTCACACTTAGCGAAG GTCTTAAGGGCAGTGGGCATGCCGGCAGGCCAAGCGAAAATGTGAGGAAGTGTGAGGATAAGGAGCAGGAAGTGCCTAAAGAAGATTCCTCACTTCCAGAGGATGCAGACCAGGAGTTCAGTCTAGCTGAGGTTATAGACCTCACTGCCAACACCATCTCTAATG actctGGAGTGTCCGAGTGTTTGGTGTTAACCAGTGACTCAGAGAGTGAGATCTTCTGTGATTCCGTGGATTCAGTGGAGCAACTCGGTAACATCAAG ATTCCGGTAGTCAAGTCCAACAGTTTTCAGAATGGCCACGTGTCCTCGGAGTCATCTCCCTGTCTGGAGGCCCGACAGGTAGGAGCAGGTCAAGGTGGAGAGGGAGCAGACGACAAGAAGGGTCAGGGTCCCATCAGCAGGAGGCGAGACAGTGGGCGGGAGGGTTACTACCACAACTGGATAGAAC GCGGTGTTCCTCAGGGCAGTCCGAGGTGGGGGGCCCCAGGTGGCGGTGGTGGGGGAgcaggacgaggaggaggggatggTTCAGAAGGTGGGGCAGAGAGGCTCCATGACACTCAGTTACAGCAACAGATCATCGTAGCCCTACAGAGGCTCAGAGAGGACATGAGGAGTGTGATGGACAggctggaggtggtggagaggCTCGCTGCCACACAT GCTCAGGGTTCAGAGTGGAGACCCTGTCTGCAGTGTGCAGCCACAGCTTCACATCAACAG GAGGAGAGGTGTTGGCCTTTTGACATCTCTGGTCAGACCGTCCTTCTCTTCCTGGTGTGGCCATTTGTTGCTCAGGGTCTTGTCTACCTGTTGAGGAAAGCCCAGAGGAGAAGTGGCATTTCTTCGTGA